In the genome of Xenopus tropicalis strain Nigerian chromosome 10, UCB_Xtro_10.0, whole genome shotgun sequence, the window GAACGAGCCAAAATGTTGCTGGGCCGGCATTGCCCTACATAGGAATAGATACAACACAAACAACTAGAACTCTGGCTGCAGAACTGTGAATAAAGTTTACTTTTTACTTACTAAAGGGCAAGTATAACCTTTGGTTGAGGTGTGCTAAAGACCTCTTCTATTTGTAGGAGATTTTATGTAAAGTTActgcattttttaataatttattgttTCCTAACTATAGGTGGTGGCTGTTGCTTTAAATGGAAGGGATATGACTCCTGCTGCTGGTGAAAAGTGGTACTGCAGGTTCCAGGTGAAGCGCTCCCTACAGACTGATGTGCTGTGGCTGTAGGCCCTATATGTCAAATGAGGGCAGACTGAGGGTATATATGGCTGGGGTGGATCAGGATCAGGGGTAATAACAGTGGGGTATATTTACCACTGGGGTCAATTAGCTTGCAGTGTGCGGTTTGTGTGCAGAGGACCTAGGATATGATTTCAGGAAGCCCAGTAAAACACCATGATATATCGTTAGTGATGTTATACACAGAGCCCACGTGCGGACATGAATATCTTAGGGGATACATTATTAATTAGAGCTGTTCTCTTTTCAGAATATACAATGTGGCCTGATTGTTTTCTGTGCATCTAAGCAATGGATTGATAAATGAGCTACTGTTcagtgtgttaataaaaaaagtgtGATAGGATTTCAAAGCTGGTTGATTAACTGGGAAGTGTGAATCCTAAAGTGCTCAGTGGCTCAGTTCTGCTGGAGAGAAGTTCAGTAAATGTAGAATGAGCACGATGTTCTCACGTGTAAGGGAACGGCTATGGGGGCACAGGTTACAGCACAAACAATATGTCAGTAGTATTTCCATAAAGTCATTTTTTGCACCCTCTATATATGCTGCAAATGTCTAAatttactctgccatttaaaattttattcttgaaccaacaaatgtattttgttttagtaatattggtgtgtaggcgccatctcagtgcattgtgagtctgagctttcagccagcgctacacattagaactgctttcagctaacctattgtttctcctactcccatgtaactggaggagtcccaagccggacttggatttcttactattgagtgctattctgatacctactgggagctgctatcttgctcccttcccattgttctgctgatcggctattgggggagggggggatatcactccaaattgcatctcagcagtaaagtgtgactgaagtttatcagagcattaTATGTGCCATTATATGTTGGGGATCTCTGTGCCACTACATGTTGGGGATCACAGTGCTACCCCATATTATTATATGGTCACAATGGCATTATATACTggagacactggggctcatttataaacactgtgcaCATTTGCacaagggcagtaacccatagcaaccaataattgtATGGCTATTTGAGCTAgagcaggttgaacactgaaagcaatcatctgattggttatcatgagtttgcccagtgtttataaagtaCCCCTTCTGTGTCAGCGTATGCTGAAATGACTGTGTGATGGGAGCCCCCAGAACACGTAAAATCAGGGCCCAATAAAATCAAGTTGTAGCCTCAATAAGTTCTGTTTGTACTGTAAGATTCAGCTACAGACTGAGAAGGTTCCATACTGTTTGATGCTATTGACTGCATTCCCAATGCAAACATTGCTCAGTTTTCTCCGTTCTAATATATCAGCAGTATTTccataaagtcattttttttgcaccctgcctaAAAGAATTGCAGTGAGTCTATGGATACCGTTTAGGAGCACTGAGACTTGTGACTGCCCCCCTATGGCggcagggggtaagtacagggcaggCCTGTGCCAGGTGTGAGGTGCAGACAGAATCGGGACAGAGGTGCTCTCTACATCAGCACCAATGGGGCAAATCATGATGAATGACCCCCCCATGTGTAGCATCTCCCATAATCTCCTGCACAAAAACAGACTATAAATGACCTCATTAGCTTTCACAAACCAAAACCCATTTGACAGTGGATATTAAGCATTCAGCACAATGTGCAAATCCTTTTCCAGTAAGAACAGTCCATAATACTTCCAGAAACACGGCTATGCCAACACATTGAACTCTGCTAATTAAAGTAAAGCCGCAGTACATCCCACCACTTGTATTAAACATTATTAtccctaacaaaaaaaaaaaaaatatcaaagctATTTCAGTTGAATTTCCTCATTTTAACCTCATTAAAACTATGCTATATGTATTCATCCCTTACTTAaatctatctaatgtatctgccagtacagtcACTTCTGGGAGAGAATTCccttagcttcccctttaataaaacaaaaactattgctctgtgaggcaattGCTACttcttatttcttttctttctattcattcccctctcccattcatattccagtctctaattcaaaccactgcctggttgctaggttgatttggcccctagcaacagattgctgctgaaattccaaactcgagagctgctgaagaaaaacttaaataacataaaatgtgaagaccaattgcaaattgtctcagaatatcaagctctacgtcatactaaaagttaattttaaggtgaaaaacACTTTAAATTAAATGTCATTTTCTAAATTAAATTCTATTTAATTTCATTAAGGGGCAGGACTAGAAGCTCTGTGACCTTAGTGCTACTCTTGCAGGCTGCCAGGGATATTAGTGTGTAAGGGTGTTATTGAGTCAGGTCACACCAAAGACAGCCAGCACAGTCAGACCAAGCCAGCAGTTCATCTATTTATATGAGACCGTTAAAGACCCAGCCGGATGGTGATATATCTTTCATGTCACATTGATGAGCCACATAAGAAAAACTAGATTATATCCGAGAGAGATAAGGCAGAATTTCTATTTTAAGGCTTTCCTGGAGGCTACGAGCTGGCAGCAGCAGCTATAAAACAGTGGGGAGAAGGAGCCATAGGGAAGGTAATTGCAATAGGAAAGGTAGGTGCCATAGGGAAGGTAGGTGCTATAGGGAAAGTAGGTGCAATACGGAAGATAGGTAGGGATAGGAAAATAATTGCCATAGGAGAGGTAGGTGCAATAGGGAAAGTAGGTGCCATAggaaaggtaggtgcaatagggaAGATAAGTGCGATAAGGAAAGTAGGTGCCATAGGAAAGGTAGGTGCAATAAGGAAAGTAGGTGCAATAGGGAAGATAATTGCGATAAGGAAAGTAAGTGCCATAGGAAAGGTAGGTGCAATAAGGAAAGTAGGTGCAATAGGGAAGATAATTGCGATAAGGAAAGTAAGTGCCATAGGAGAGGTAGGTGCAATAAGGAAAGGTAGGTGCAATAAGGAAAGTAGGTGCCATAGGAAAGGTAGGCGCAATAAGGAAAGTAGGTGCTATAGGAAAGGTAGGTGCAATAAGGAAAGTAGGTGCCATAGATAAGGTAGGTGCAATAAGGAATATAGGTGTGATAAGGAAAGTAGGTGCAATAGGGAAGATAGGTACAATAAGGAAAGTAGGTGCCATAGGAAAGGTAGATGAAATAGGGAAGATAGGTGTGATAAGGTAAGTAGTTGCCATGGGATAGGTAGGTGAGAAAATTATAGACTTTTACTTGACCTTTATAAAATGACACTTGTGCCCCAAGTCttcacttttaaaggaacaggaaaTGACAGACTCAACTAAATCATCCaattattaaagaagaaaaatagttattttttaatggGTGAATGTATCTCTTTTAAAGAGGGAAGTTCATTTTGAGCatcattttaaaactgaaaaaGGGGTAAACTGTAATTTCCCCCCCTATAATATTAAATCTGCTCCCTGGAATAAATATTTGGTTGCTAGAAAAGTACAGTTAGCAACCAGACACAGGCTAGAGACAGGGCAAAAACATTGCTTGTGTGTAGAAGATGTGAATCACGAGTCACAATATGGATAAGATGAGCTGCAGTTGGGCATTCTATCACAATGCATTAGGGCCTCCGATATGGAAAGTGCCCGGAGATGTGCAAGGCCTTACTATGAACTCCCAGCAGCCTGTATGTCTCAGTGACAGGAGCAGCAGCCTGTATCTCATATGAGCTAATGAGCCTGCAGTCCCTATGAGACAGCCATGCTTAGGGTTGCCAAGCCCTAGGGGTGGGGGAGTCAGATGGGGAAGCAAAATGGGCAAAGTGGGCAGGGAAGTGGGCTGAACATAGGTGGGTATGGCTTTATAAGGGGGTAAACCATCAGCGGAGAGGGTCAGTGAAGGGAGCAATTTGGAGGGGATTATAACAgtaattatgttgctggtaaATGTGTAATTCTGCCTCTAGCTGGCGATTTACTGGCGGGGCTGGCCAAATACCCCAGGTAACCCTAGCCATGCTGCTATCTATCCTTATACTGCAAAAAATTACTAGGCTTGTAGGATACTTCTTAATACCCCCTGTGAGTCTTTAAAAGGGCATAACACTACCCTAAACCTATTCTTGACAAAGTGCCCCCTTTAGGGGCTAAATattgacattattttttttttttcaagttcccTAAAACTATTCGGCTCCCCCAATCTAATAACAGAGATCCGATTCTCAGCTGGCAGCCCCACCAGCACTTCAGTAGGTATTTGGagccactggggctcatttataaacctgggcagtaacccacagcaaccggTTTTCGGGCTGATCCCTGCACAGCTTCATTTCATATAGCCAAGTGGAGGCGGAAGTTGTGTTTGTCAGTTTTACTCAGGGTGCCCCCAGCCTATATGGAGAAGGCAGAAATCTCAAAGGGCCACTGGCCCAATGGGGAAACGTTTAATGAGATTGTATTTCTATAGAAATCTTTCCCtcgtgttgctggactacagctcccagcatgcattatCTATTGATTGGTAAACTGTAAGGTTAATAATACAAGGCCAGGCTGGCATtagtaaactatacccccagaatgaatacgtaaccaacagatagtttatattatgttaagttgcctattaaagaatctcccaaaactggaatatatatatcagtaaatattgcccttttacatcctttcccttgaaccgccattttgtgatgggctgtgacagatcacctgacaggaaataatgcagctctaactgtaacaggaagtagtgtgggagtaacagacagaactctgtccattgattggctgatggggcctagcatgtatgtgtgccttggcttgtttgtgtgcactgtgactcctatgatcccagggggcggcccttaattcttaaaatggcagttttctatttaggattacccaatagcacatactactaaaaaagtatatttttatgaaaatagtttattaagatgaagcagggttttgctcataagcttgtttatgcaatatattttagatACCTACATTGTttttgggtatagttttcctttaaagcatctCCATGATACCCTGTGGGAATGGGACTGCCCTTTGGCATTACAGAATCCTTTGAGCTGCCATTATTATCTCAATGCCCTGCCGGCTCTTGGGCCTCAGCAGCATTCAGCTCTTGTTCAGCTCAATTCTCCTCCTTCCCAAAGCTGATGTGGTGCAGTTGTTCAGACAAGATCTGTCACCGAGGAAGTCCCAGAAAAGTCACAGATGATGAAAAGTGGAAGTAAAATGTCTGGAGACAGACTGTCATCTGCAATCCCTGCCAGAGTGTAAGAGTTACCCCTCCGGGGAATGGGACACCTTGGGCAAGGGCATGAACACCTTTCTATTGTGTGACACAGCACCACCAAGTGGACAGACGAGAGAACTGTCACTTCAAAGCAAAATAATGGTTATTTTTAATGAAACTTGGCAGAAAATGACtaaattaatatttataatttttaaagagTAAGTATTACTATGAAGTGATTATGAAGCCTGGTTTCAATTTTACCATTATCCAAAGAGTGCAATATTACTTGCAAtaccacatttcaccattgccagCCTTTTCATATGGAGCAATAAAACAGCACCAccacatttctctctctctctctatatatacaggtatgagatcccttatccggaaacccattatccagaatgttctgaattacggaaagtccatctcccatagacttcattataagaaaataattctaatttttaaaaatgatttcctatttctctgtaattatataacagtaccttgtacttgatcccaactaagatataattaccccttattgagggcagaacagccctattgggtttaattcatgtttaaatgattcccttttctctgtaataataaaacagtacctgtacttgatcccaactaagatataattaccccttattgggggcagaacagccctattgggtttatttaatggttaaatgattcccttttctctgtaataataaaacagtacctgtacttgatcccaactaagatataattaccccttattgggggcagaacagccctattgggtttatttaatggttaaatgattcccttttctctgtaataataaaacagtacctgtacttgatcccaactaagatataattaccccttattggggcagaacagtcctattgggtttatttaatggttaaatgattcccttttctctgtaataataaaacagtacctgtacttgatcccaactaagatataattaccccttattgggggcagaacagccctattgggtttatttcatggttaaatgattaccttttctctgtaataataaaacagtacctgtacttgatcccaactaagatataattaccccttattggaggcaaaaacaagtctattgggtttattcaatatttaaaatattcttagcagacttaagttatggagatccaaattacagaaagatctcttattcggaaaaccccaggtcccgagcattctggttaacaggtcccatacctatatataaatatatcagatGTGATTCAACAAGGCAGCTACAGGGTAAATGTCATCTGCCAACTGACCTGGGTGGGGGTGAGAGTGGTTGTGTGGGTTGGCCATAGCACAGGTGGGTGTGGCTATAAATTCTCATACCTGGGTAGCCCATAGCTGTAACACCAACGCTCTGGACTGCATGTCTTCAGTTGCTTGTATTTCCTCCAGGTGCTGCTGGTAATACTCAAACCAAGAACTTTTACAGCATTTTCCTTTGTGGCTCTTTATGGAAATGAGTTTCTGAAGACGATTCTTCACCAAAGAGGCCTCTTCCTTTTCTCCTGCAATAAATCAAAAGGGACCATTTCTGTTATCATAAATAGTACTACTGGGATATGGTAGGCTGGGGAGGCCTTGAGTGAATTCAGTAGCAGAAGGGAGGAATAGAAAAAGCTTAAgaagctgttcctgctgaattgtgcttagtacagaagaatccctatgctgccatagttttatggtatctctctgtacaggctatgagcaaacttagggggctgttcctgctgaattgtgcttagtacaggggaatccctatgctgccatagttttatggtatctctctgtacaggctatgagcaaacttagggggctgttcctgctgaattgtgcttagtacaggggaatccctatgctgccatagttttatggtatctctctgtacaggctatgagcaaacttagggggctgttcctgctgaattgtgcttagtacagggaatccctatgctgccatagttttatggtatctctctgtacaggctatgagcaaacttagggggctgttcctgctgaattgtgcttagtacaggggaatccctatgctgccatagttttatggtatctctctgtacaggctatgagcaaacttagggggctgttcctgctgaattgtgcttagtacaggggaatccctatgctgccatagttttatggtatctctctgtacaggctatgagcaaacttagggggctgttcctgctgaattgtgcttagtacaggggaatccctatgctgccatagttttatggtatctctctgtacaggctatgagaaaacttgtgaattgtgcttagtacaggggaaatacacattatttatatctgctgagaatttttttttttacacatattgAATTTTTCAGCCAACGTCATTATTCCTAAAACATTGAACCTAGAAAAGGAAAGCACAGTTCCGCCAACAAACAGATGGCAAATATCAAACCATGAAAATAGATTATTTTAAGAGCTCCGAGTATAACAGAGCATGTGGTAACAGTGACACCTACAGGCGAAAAAAATCCCTGCAAAAATCCTTTAGATTTCAAAGGAGGTATTTCCTTTAACTGTTTATTATAAATGATCTAGTGACGTATGAAGGGCAAAATTTGGCCCCTTTGACCCCCTGGTATTCTGCCTGTTCCTATGGAATGATAAGGGGTCTGTATAAAGATGGCAGATTCCTGAAATATTTGCCCTTATCATGTGAGCAGGGTTAATGAAGACTGAGTACGGCATATAAATCCCTGCCAGGTTGGCATTTGGGGAATGTTTGTGTATAACAAAGCATTACAgctagatatatatctatatataaaccACATGCTGTAAAGCTATTAGCCACTTGGCCTGCAATGTTCCCAGATCTGGAATCTCAAGACAAATACCTGTTAAATGGGAGCTGTCAGCGCAGCACCCGTCTGTAGTGGATCTTTACTGAACCCCTGTCACATGATATCCTTTTTTCATATAGTTGTTGagatatttaatgttttataagtGAGCTCTTTTAACCTAACTATTTCCCACCTCACTCATCATCTACCTGTGGATAGAGTGTTCCGTGCTGCCTTCATGAGCAGCCAATCCAGTTTTCGAAATTCCTTGTAGACATCCTCTGAGTGCTTCAGATCTCTCATAGGAGAATATGTACTTGTGTACTGCTCCGATTCAGTGCCAAACAGAGTTAGGTACCCGGCTCTGTGCAATaccaaaaaatagttttttgtaaTGGGAATAGAGAGCGAGGaagatattaataataatttggaTTTGGCAACTTGTAGTATGTATTTAGTTACCTTAGCATCACGCCATAAATGAAATCAAATAAACCCTGGTCTGTCCATTCAGTGTTTGGCAGCCGTCTGTCCTTTAGTAAGATGGTACTGAGATTATGGAACATGGACCTTGTCAGTTTAGTCAGATTAGAGCCCTGAAAGTGCCTGTAAATGAAATAattctataaatatattataaatattatgtctatgaagattttcattcatccaggtcatggtatatctagtataaataaatttaaagaaactggacttgtttggtaatcattgattgaaacgtcttcaatgattaccaaacaagtccagttgctttaaatttatttatactagatataaatattatattttttcaaaaaggctgtggaagcagccgaaacgttagatggacgtttgaaataaacaagctgaattttttcactaagacctgtgagtgcagcattttccttttttattctatACCATTTttgaatactgcacccaggcgttcTAATGATCCTAGATGGGAGTGCCGGTTGcctttgactatatatatattatctgctATACAGCACCCAGCCACATTAGCTCCagaattatacgtgagtgcctgtattaccatgtattatatatatatctatatatctatatattgccCAACCCATTAATTCAGATTGCCAAAGGGAACCCATTAGGGATGGCACAGAATACTTACAATGCGAGTAAAGTTTTCTCTTCATTTCCACCAGAAGGGGGCAGTCTAACATCAAACATCCGATCCATCAGCATCCGTGCATATTTCCCAAAATCCAGCTGGTTGCTTGGTGCCCAGAAAACTGCATCGTAGGAATGCGGATCCAGTAAAACAGTGATGAACTTCCCAGCCACTTGGATCTGTAGGAAAATGACAGTTACACACTGACAGTTCATTAATGAGAGGATATGGTTTTAGAAAGCAGAAGAATGGAAAAATGAACCAATGGCTGATAAAGTGAAGGCAGAAGGGTAAGAAGGcaacagtagggcatgatggtaaCAGTGGGAAAAGATGGCGAGAGATGGGTAAGATGACAGTAGAAACAGTGGCAAGAAATAATGGCAACGGTGGGGCCAATATGGCAGGAGTAGAGGAATTGCATGAGTGCTGCCAAAGTCTGTTATTGCCCCAGGGCTCACCACTACCAAAGACAACCCTAATGCCAGTGCCTTGCTCTGACCCATGCCCTAATAACATTGGATTTACCAGTACGGAGCAGGAAAGCAGTATGGAGGTAGCCTCTTATCTAAAAACACTAATATACTGCTATGGGcctgggatgctgggagttgtagtcaacaACAGAATCTCTGGTTGGTTGTTCCTACAATGGGGCATTAAATACAACAGCAGGGATGGGGAGGTTTGGCTGTTAGCCTGCATTTACATGGAGTAGCAgccacgtgtggcattagcctaaaaccaATAAAAAGCAGAAAGCCACTGAAGCGTTACTCACTGTGAATATGTCCCCGTGCTTCTCTTTCATGTCTGACAGAAACTTGGCAGCATCTTTGCCAAATTCCAAAGCATAGCCCAGCCAGGGAATGGAACCGCGGTCCAACGGGGGCTCATTGGGCTGTCTGAGAGTACAAATATACATGTTACAGGGATTTTCGGTACATACAGCCAATAGAATGCTTAGGCTACACACATGCTCTATTCCATCACAGGCCCACGTACTATGAACACGCTGAGCCAAAAACCAGCACTTGTGAGGCTCTAATTTTatagttactgttactttttattactgatcCCTCTATTCAGGTCTCTCCTACTCGTCTTTTTAggttctcattcaaatcactgcctggttgctagggtaaactggaacctagcaaccagatagctggtagaaatttcaaactggagagcctcttaataaataattaaatgaacacaaaaattgtctctgaatatcactgTAATTCAAGGTGAACTGACCCTTTAAAGCAGGAGCCAATTAAGGACATGTCCACTTGTCTAAAGTTGCCAATATAAAAAGGAAGATAAAAGTTGCCCCTACAGACCAATTCAGCAACTTACTGGCCTATGTATGGGTCACATGCTAGAAAATAGGAAATTGGCCAGTAATCATCAGGCAGCTCTAAGTGCCCAATACATGAACAGGCAGTACAAAGTGTTTATTTTATACATGATGGGACTAATTTAATAAAAGTAGCTTTTCATACTCTGCCCCATTAATAGCTGAAAAGATCTCACGTAGGAGTCACTTATGGCCATAGCTGATGAGTATTAATACGAATGGCTGCTGTACAAGTTATTACATGCAGCAGCTCTCTGCAGACTGAATTATATCACCCGATCTACCATAGAAAccctctatcacattcccatcagcccctgccccagtggagcttacaatctaaggtctctatcacattcccatcagcccctgccccagtggagcttacaatctaaggtctctatcacattcccatcagtccctgccccagtggagcttacaatctaaggtccctatcccattcccatcagtccctgccccagtggagcttacaatctaaggcccctatcccattcccatcagtccctgccccagtggagcttacaatctaaggtccctatcacattcccatcagcccctgccccagtgagcttacaatctaaggtctctatgccattcccatcagtccctgccccagtggagcttacaatctaaggtccctatccattcccatcagtccctgccccagtgagcttacaatctaaggtccctatcccattcccatcagtccctgccccagtgagcttacaatctaaggtctctatgccattcccatcagtccctgccccagtggagcttacaatctaaggtccctatcccattcccatcagtccctgccccagtgagcttacaatctaaggtccctatcacattcccatcagtccctgccccagtggagcttacaatctaaggtccctatcacattcccatcagtccctgccccagtggagcttacaatctaaggtccctatcacattcccatcagtccctgccccagtggagcttacaatctaaggtccctatcacattcccatcagtccctgccctagtggagcttacaatctaaggtccctatcacattcccatcagtccctgccccagtggagcttacaatctaaggtccctatcacattcccatcagtccctgccccagtggagcttacagtctaaggtccctatcacattcccatcagtccctgccccagtggagcttacagtctaaggtccctatcacattcccatcagtccctgccccagtggagcttacaatctaaggtccctatcacattcccatcagtccctgccccagtgagcttacaatctaaggcccctatcacattcccatcagtccctgccccagtggagcttacaatctgtaacccctctactaagcacaattcagcaggaacaaccccctaagtttgctcatagcctgtacagagagataccataaaactatggcagcatagggatccccctgtactaagcacaattcagcaggcacagccccataagtttgctcatagcctgtacagagagataccataaaactatggcagcataggtattcccctgtactaagcacaattcagcaggaacagccccctaagttttgtCCTAGCTCTATAATCATACAGTTATTTTAATTTCTAGTGACTCGGAGGGAACACACTGCAGGGAGGCAGCTGTACAGACACCAGTGGGAATATGTGCATTTGTTAAACACAAATAATGTTTAGATTCTCTAGTCCCAGTGGGCAGGAAGTTGTCTGcgttttcctcttttttttaactcttttgttGCCTTAAGGGGCAGATCCAAGCAATACCAGCTGGACTTCTATGGGCTGCCTGCCCCAATGTATGATTTGATAATATCAGTTACTTGTTACACAATAGACTTTTGGTGGGTTAAACTAATGGAGAGGAGATGCCTGGTAGCCTGATGGCTTCGGCAAGCCTGTGGCTAATACACAGACTACTGGCTGTAGCCTCCTTATCCCCAGTGATATAGCTTGGTCCCTGGAGAAGACTGCCCAGGCACAAAATAAATGCATAAAGGGTGAcagtttgtaaatgtatttgctattaaaaACCAGTGCCCGTCTGGCTGGTAATATTCACTGTACTGCTGATTCTGACAAATGAGTTAAATTGGAAGAATTGACTTCTCCTACatagtttcaggagtcagaaccagaataCAGAGaggggtgcagttcccctttaggaTGCAAAAGAAAAGCTATTTCACAAATATTCCCTGTCCCTCTCAGAAACAACCATGCAAACtttaaaaatgcaactttttctgaTGAaagagaattatatatatatataaatatatataacttagAACCAGTAAAAAGGTATCGTAAATGTATTTAGGA includes:
- the ptgis gene encoding prostacyclin synthase isoform X1, which codes for MVWAGVFSLLLLILCIGFCYYRFLHRTRQPNEPPLDRGSIPWLGYALEFGKDAAKFLSDMKEKHGDIFTIQVAGKFITVLLDPHSYDAVFWAPSNQLDFGKYARMLMDRMFDVRLPPSGGNEEKTLLALHFQGSNLTKLTRSMFHNLSTILLKDRRLPNTEWTDQGLFDFIYGVMLRAGYLTLFGTESEQYTSTYSPMRDLKHSEDVYKEFRKLDWLLMKAARNTLSTGEKEEASLVKNRLQKLISIKSHKGKCCKSSWFEYYQQHLEEIQATEDMQSRALVLQLWATQGNAGPATFWLVLYLLKHPEAMAAVQAEFESIFQRNLQEKRHIEEMNQDLLDKMIILDNVLNETLRLTAAPFISREVLTDMTLKLADGHQYQLRRGDRLCLFPFVSPQMDPEVHQQPEVFQHNRFLNADGTEKTEFYKKGKRLKYYNLPWGAGSNVCVGKKHAVNSIKQFVCLLLFYFDFELKTPAEKIPEFNRTRYGFGLLQPEHDILFRYRRKA
- the ptgis gene encoding prostacyclin synthase isoform X2, whose amino-acid sequence is MKEKHGDIFTIQVAGKFITVLLDPHSYDAVFWAPSNQLDFGKYARMLMDRMFDVRLPPSGGNEEKTLLALHFQGSNLTKLTRSMFHNLSTILLKDRRLPNTEWTDQGLFDFIYGVMLRAGYLTLFGTESEQYTSTYSPMRDLKHSEDVYKEFRKLDWLLMKAARNTLSTGEKEEASLVKNRLQKLISIKSHKGKCCKSSWFEYYQQHLEEIQATEDMQSRALVLQLWATQGNAGPATFWLVLYLLKHPEAMAAVQAEFESIFQRNLQEKRHIEEMNQDLLDKMIILDNVLNETLRLTAAPFISREVLTDMTLKLADGHQYQLRRGDRLCLFPFVSPQMDPEVHQQPEVFQHNRFLNADGTEKTEFYKKGKRLKYYNLPWGAGSNVCVGKKHAVNSIKQFVCLLLFYFDFELKTPAEKIPEFNRTRYGFGLLQPEHDILFRYRRKA